The Bacteroidota bacterium genome includes a window with the following:
- a CDS encoding PQQ-binding-like beta-propeller repeat protein produces MKKQMFTLIATTSLLFSYAQEEMPLVWEQKMEHKIEYNGTGTEERGYSYAASAKEITFFDNNTGQTKWTAAFKEIVPKLSKIDELIPFWESNILFLFDRKMGKDQMACVDMESGKLLWSTDKYQDVSDDNLVYIPEDDAFAISLKTMLVYIKARTGEEKWSTSKFKGVVGKYVYMSDGYMVAVNFVPGGLGALFTGFKNQIAKFNMSNGDIVWENTYIGRAERKIVSRDFIYDLDVENNKVFLRLNGIQVYDYNTGANLYSAAFDFTPDIIGKPINAKKFGVYGAVADPVVIDQDLYVLDMMNKRTQYIKKYDLNSGKLLWTSPEIKEAKAIPHMMVEGDKIILQIGGAVECQAVIKKEYTVNNVTYYYWVYKIYYKNVKPCGVQAFNTKDGSLAWDSERFRKGITNGIMIDNQYYICSGTALYKMDANTGNEMYEVPISNAGVGNATLIFPYQNKIAMFGEKGVAIYNTEKGELMCSGKYKTSDVADMFDNIVIMETDNDDIAAFDLNTCKYLQFNAKKGAISDLSTDGQYVYVYENKVVSKLKTK; encoded by the coding sequence ATGAAAAAACAGATGTTTACTTTAATCGCAACTACATCGCTATTATTTAGTTATGCACAGGAGGAAATGCCCCTCGTATGGGAACAAAAAATGGAGCATAAGATTGAATATAATGGAACCGGAACAGAAGAAAGGGGATACAGCTATGCTGCCTCTGCCAAGGAAATTACTTTTTTTGACAACAACACCGGACAAACCAAATGGACTGCTGCTTTCAAAGAAATTGTACCAAAACTGTCGAAGATCGATGAGCTAATTCCGTTCTGGGAATCAAACATCCTTTTCCTGTTTGACCGTAAAATGGGCAAAGACCAGATGGCATGCGTGGACATGGAAAGTGGTAAACTGCTGTGGAGTACCGATAAATACCAGGATGTTTCGGATGACAATTTAGTATATATACCTGAAGATGATGCCTTTGCTATCTCATTGAAAACAATGTTGGTTTACATTAAAGCACGGACAGGTGAAGAAAAGTGGTCAACATCTAAATTCAAGGGTGTTGTCGGGAAATATGTCTATATGTCGGATGGATATATGGTAGCTGTGAACTTCGTACCCGGCGGGCTTGGCGCCTTATTCACCGGCTTTAAAAACCAGATCGCTAAATTCAACATGAGCAATGGTGATATTGTGTGGGAAAACACATACATAGGCCGGGCAGAACGAAAGATCGTATCACGCGATTTCATCTATGACCTGGATGTTGAAAATAACAAGGTCTTCCTTCGCCTGAACGGGATACAGGTTTATGACTATAATACCGGCGCTAATCTGTATTCTGCTGCATTTGATTTTACACCCGATATCATCGGCAAGCCGATAAATGCAAAAAAGTTCGGTGTATATGGAGCTGTGGCTGATCCCGTTGTTATAGACCAGGACCTGTATGTACTGGATATGATGAATAAAAGAACACAGTATATAAAAAAGTACGATCTGAATTCAGGTAAACTTCTGTGGACTTCACCTGAAATTAAAGAAGCCAAAGCAATTCCACATATGATGGTTGAAGGTGATAAGATAATCCTGCAAATCGGTGGAGCCGTTGAGTGTCAAGCTGTTATTAAAAAGGAATACACAGTGAATAATGTCACATATTATTATTGGGTTTATAAAATATATTACAAGAATGTGAAACCATGTGGGGTGCAAGCATTCAACACCAAAGACGGATCACTTGCCTGGGATTCGGAAAGGTTCAGGAAAGGGATTACAAATGGTATAATGATAGATAATCAGTACTACATTTGCAGCGGAACAGCCCTTTATAAAATGGATGCAAACACAGGTAACGAAATGTATGAAGTACCTATCAGTAATGCCGGCGTGGGCAATGCAACACTCATCTTCCCATATCAGAACAAGATTGCCATGTTTGGTGAAAAAGGGGTGGCCATATACAATACCGAAAAAGGTGAATTAATGTGCAGTGGCAAGTATAAAACGTCAGATGTCGCCGACATGTTCGATAATATCGTCATCATGGAAACCGATAACGATGACATTGCTGCTTTTGACCTTAACACGTGCAAGTACCTGCAATTCAATGCAAAAAAAGGTGCCATTTCCGATTTGAGTACTGACGGGCAGTATGTGTATGTTTATGAAAACAAAGTAGTCAGTAAATTGAAAACAAAATAA